Within the Gloeobacter kilaueensis JS1 genome, the region ATCGAGGATCGCTTGATGCATCGTCGGTACTGCCGTGTACCAGGAGGGACGGGCTTCTGCCAGCCAGCCAAAGAACTTGAGGGCGCTGAAGCCGGGTGGGCAAAAGACACTGCCCCCGGCGGCAAGCGGTGCGAGCAAACCCGCCACCAATCCGTGGATATGAAAGAGGGGCATGACATTCAAACAGCGATCCGCACCGCTCAACTGCAGCGTGCCGACGATGTGGCGGGCGGAGGCGCACAGGTTGTCGTGGGTCAGGGGCACAATCTTGGGCCTGGAGGTCGTCCCGGAGGTATGCAACAGCAGAGCCACATCGGACGCCTGGGCGCGACTGGCCGCTACTGGATCTTTGCCTTCGCCCCGCAACAAGAAAGCGCCTGCCGCTCCTCCCGGTTCCTCCACCAGCTCGATCACCGCGATCCCCTGCTCGCGGGCCACCGTGACGGCGGGCGAAGCCGAACCGGCAGGGGCGATCAAAGCGCGGATCTGCAGATCTCTTAGATAAAAGTCAAATTCTTCGGCCCGGTAAGCCGGGTTGAGGGGAGCTGCCACCGCTGCCGCCGCTGCCGCTAAAAAGGCCACTGCCAGAGAAGGACCGTTGGGCAGGACCAGCGCCACCCGGTCGCCGCGACCAATCCCCAGGGCTCCCAAGGCACGAACGGCAGCATCCAGATGATCGTTTAGAGCGCGGTAGCTAAGCGAGTCCTGGGCCGGAGCGGCGAGGGCGATCGCTTCTAACTCTCCCAGCGCGAGCAAATCGAGAATGTTCACAGGTGTCGGACCATCCTGGGCTCCAGGTTGCATTCTGGCACGTTCTGCCCACTGCCTGCGGGGGAGCCGGAGAGGGGGAGCACCCAAGCCGTTCTAGTATGGTGAGAAGCGGTGCGTACCGCTTTTTGCAGGATTAACTTCCTGGTGTAGTAGTGGTATTGTGTGCGACAGGGCAGATATCAATGGGGCGAGGAGAGGGCATGGATCGATGAAAGTCTGCATCGTTACGCCGTTTTGCCTTTCTAACAGCCACGGAACCGGCGTTCAATTGCTCAGACTCTTCGCTGACGACGACTACTCTCATCTCTACTGGTCCTCCGCCTCCGGTTTCAGCGAGTGCGACAATTCGCTTCTGCTCGAAGAACAGTTCAACTGGTGGAAATTTTCGCGCGGCAAAGGCCGACTCGAACAACTGATGGGCCTGATGGGCCTCAGTTCTGTCTGGCGGCACAACGAGTTGATTAGCGATTCGTACCGAAATTTACTTGCCGAGCAGTACCGCCCCGACCTCGCCTACGTCGTCGTCATCGACGAGACGAGCGCCCAGAAGGCAGTTTCGCTGCTGGAGGTACTCGGGTGTCCCTACATCGTCCACATCATGGATCTGATGCATCCGGGCGGCCTGCAGCCGCAGATGAGCGGCTTTCGCCGGTTGTTCGCCGGGGCGAGCGGCGTGTTTGCTTTGAGCGAGAATATCCGCCAGGAAGTGCTCAAATTTCCGGCACCGGCCTGCCGCGTCTTTCCGATCGTCCGCAGCATCGGCAGGGCGGTCCAACTTCCGCCAGGGCCTGACGCGCCCCTGCGCATCGTCATGGTCGGATCCCTGTACTACCAGGCGGGGCTACAGTGCCTGGCGCAGGCGTGGGACAGCCTGATCGAGCGCTATCCGCGCCTTGAGCTGGTCTATGCCGGTCCCCAGTCGCAGATTCACAACTATCTACCGGCCAGACTCAAAAAGATCCTCGATTATCGGGGTTATCTGCGCAACGAAGAGGTCGAGGCCATTTTGCTCGATTGCCACCTGGCGTACCTGCCCGGCCCCTGCCTGCCCACCCATAAAGACAAATACAGCAAATATTCGATTCCTTCCCGCCTCACCGACTACCTGATGGCCGGTCTGCCGATCGTCGCCTACCTCGCCTCCGGATCGGCCACCGAGCAATTTTTGACGCCGCTGATGCCCCTGGCGGTGCGTCGGACGATGACTCCTGGGGCGCTCGCCCAGGCGGTGCAGGAGTTTGTCGAGCGCCCCGAGCGCTGGCAGGCGGCGAGCCGGGCCGCCCACACCTTTGCCTGTGAGCAGTGCTCGGTGGAGGGCGTGCGCGAGACGCTGATGAACGAACTGCAGCGGGCAGCGGGGATCGCCGATAGTAGAAAGCGGGTTTCTGCCCATACCCCGACTCCCGATCTTTGAGAAAACACCGATGCAAACCCCCGACCCCCTCAGCATCTTCGTCGAACTCAAAGGCGAGACTGCCGAGGCGCGCGCCCGCGTCCAGGAGTTGCTCGGCAGCCAGATGGTACTCCCCGAAGATCCGCTTCCTGAGCAGTTGCGCGCCCTGATCACCCGCGATCTGCGCGTGCTCGAAGGAGCAAGTGTCGTGATCACGGGCAACGAGGTCAACGAGCGCCACGGCACCGGTGTGCTGGTGCGCCGCATCTTCGCAGGCTGCCCGAATATTCTCTCGGTGCGCTCGCGCGACGACTACGATGGTGCCCACGACTTCGGGGCGGTGAGCGTGCTGGTCAACCACCGCGACAGCCGGCGCTATCAGATTTTCTTCAATCTCATCCAGGCGCTGCGCGGCAGCACAATCTCGCGCATCGTCTGCATCCCGTACTACGCAAGCGACGTGCTGACGGCAATTGCCCTTAAAGATCTCTTTGGGGTGCCCCTCTGCACCTACATCATGGACGATCACAACCTCTACTCCGACGGCATCCCGGATGGGCTGATGGAGGAGATGCTGCACAAGTCGGCTCTGCGCCTTGCGATCTCAGCTCCGATGCGCGACGCTTACGAGCGCAAGTACGGCCTCAAGTTCTGGCTGTTGCCGCCCATCGTCCAGGATGAACTGATTTGCTCCCGGCCACTGCCTCCCACCGAAGCGGTGCTGCGCTCGAAGCGGGGCATTTTAATCGGCAACGTCTGGGGCGAGAAGTGGCTTGAAAGGCTGCGCCGCACGGTCAAAAATTCGGGACTGACGCTGGACTGGTACGCCAGCCTGCCCCCGTGGCGCGCTCTGAGCGCAGCGGATCTGGAGCGCGATGGGCTGAGGCTGCAGGGGTTTTTGCCGGAGCCGGTGCTGGCGGAGCGGCTGCAAAATTATCCTTTTGCCGTATTGCCCTCCGGTACCCTCGATGCGAGCGACGACAAGCAGGCAATTGCCCGGCTGAGCCTGCCGACGCGGGTGCTTTTTTTGATGGCCGCCGCCGGCTTGCCAATCCTGGTCCTGGGCAGCGCCAGAACGGCAGCAGCCAGTTTTATCGAGCGCTTTGGCATCGGGGTCGTCACCGACTACGATGGGGCGAGCTTCCGGCGGGCCGCCGAGCAGTTGAGCGATCCGGCGACCCAGCAGCAGATACGCGCCAGGGCCGCCGCCGCCGCCCCGGCTTTTGCTGCCGGGGGGGTGGGCGAGTGGCTGTGGCGCTCGCTGGAGATGGGCGAACCCTGCGATGGGCGCTTCGAGGAGCTGATGCCCCGGCAGGCGGCGGATCTGGTGCCCTACATCGAGCCGCCGATCCCGGCTGTCCACAGCGACTATCGGGCGGACTATCGGACCCTCAGGCGACTGGGCCGCTACTTTACCCCCGATTTTGTCGTCGATGTCGGCGCTTCTTCCGGTGTCTGGTCCCACGTCGCTGCGCTAGTTTTTCCAAAGGCGCGCTTTGTTCTGGTCGAACCGCTGCACGACGCCCACGCTCAGGCGGACAACTTTGCCCACCGCCGCCAGCATCCAGAATTCGAGTGGGTACAGGCTGCCGTCTCCAACCAGACCGGCACCGTCACCCTCCAGGCATCCGGCGACCTGTACGGCAGCTCGCTGCTGCCGATTGCCGACGCTCGCTCGTACCAGCCCATCAAAGCCGAGGCGATCACCCTCGACGCTCTGGCCCGCCAGAAAAATCTCACCGGTCGGGGTCTGCTCAAGATCGACGTGCAGTGCGCCGAGCACCTGGTGCTCGAAGGAGCCGGCAAGATGCTCCAGCAGGTGGGGGCTCTACTTATCGAACTGTCCCTTGAACCGGCTGCTCCCGGCGCAAAATCTTTAAGCCAGATGGTGCAGCTCATCGAGCAGTTGGGGTTTACCTACTACGACGATGTGGGCCACTGGCGCTCTCCCGTCGATGGTGCGCTGCAGCAAAAGGATATTCTTTTTGTCAGAAAGTCGTTTTTAACCCCGACGACGGCGACGAACTGAACCTTTGACACTTCGAGGAGTTGACCCTTGCTCACGGCCCTCATCGGCAGAATCAAGAGACTGAAAGACACGTTGCTGGCCTATCTGGAGTTGAGCAACCAGAACAACCTCTCGCTGCTGAAGTCGAGTGCTTACATCATCGAAGTGCTGCAACTGCAGAACCGCGTCTTTCTCGACCAGCGCTCCCAGATGCTCGAACAGTTGAGCAGCCTCCAAAGTGGCGTCGAGCGGCTGCAGGTGCAGATCGAGCAGTTGCAGAAGCAACAGGACGAACTCCTTACCCGCTTGAACGAGCCAGTAGATGGCCATCCGCCGGGGGCGGGCCACTTCAAGTCCTGAGCCGGATACCTTGATCCCGGCTGGGGGGCGGTAGTCGGCTACGATGTGATCGCCTGTAGCGGAGCTGGTGATGGTGTCCTATCGCGAGTTTGCCCTTGCTGGTGCGAAGCCCCAGTACAATCCCGATCGACCCGGCAACGTCGAACACATTGCCCTCGATCTGGTGGTCGATCTAGAGGGCAAATCCCTCGCCGGTACCTGCCGGGTGCAGATGACTCTGGTCGCAGATTGGACCCGCAGCCTCAGCCTCGATGCTGTCGAGATGCAGATCGATCGGGTGCAGGTAGATGGCGCGCCCGCCAATTTTTTTCACGACGGCTCGGTTTTAACCGTACAGCTCGTCGAACCGGTTGCAGCCGGTAAGCCGCTGGAATTGGCGATCACCTACCGGGTCGCCCAGCCGCGCCGGGGCATCTACTTTGTCGGGCCAACTGCGGACTATCCGGACAAGCCTGTGCAGGTCTGGACCCAGGGCGAGGACGAGGATTCGCGCTTCTGGTTTCCCTGCTTCGACTATCCGGGACAGCTTGCCACCTCCGAAATCCGAGTACAGGTGCCGGGCCGCTACCGGAGCGTCTCCAACGGCCTGCTCGTCAGCAGCGAGGAGCACGGCCCCAGCAGAATCGATCACTGGCGGCAGGAGCAGGTGCATCCGTGCTATCTCATCAGCCTGGTGGTGGCCCAGCTGAGCGAAATTCAAGATCGCTGGCAAGACGTTCCGGTACCGGTCTACGTTGCCCCCGGTCGCGAGGCAGAAGCAAAGCGCACCTTCGCCAGAACCGCCGAGATGGTCGGTTACTTCTCGAAACTTTTTGGGGTGCGCTATCCGTTTGCCAAGTACGCACAAACCTGCGCGGTCGATTTTATCTTTGGCGGCATGGAAAATACCAGCGCCACCACCCAGACCGACCGCTGCCTGCTCGATGAACAGGCGGCCAGAGAAATTCGCTGGCCCGAGGATCTGATCTCCCACGAGTTAATCCACCAGTGGTTCGGCGATCTGGTTGTCATCCATCACTGGTCCCACGCCTGGCTCAAGGAGGGGGCGGCTACCTACTTCGAATCGCTCTGGCGCGAGCACGCCCACGGGAGCGAGGATGCCATTTATTTTCGCTACCAGACAGCCCAGGCATACTTTGAAGAAGATAGCAGCCGCTACCGGCGGCCCATCGTCACCAACGTCTACAAGGAGGCGATCGAGCTGTATGACCGCCACCTCTACGAGAAGGGGGCGATGGTCTACCACATGCTGCGCCACTATCTGGGGGAGGCGGGCTTCTTTCGGGCCATCCAGCGCTTTTTGGCTGACAACGCCCACCGCACCGTCGAGACGATCGATCTGTTGCGCGCCATCGAGCGGGCCACCGGGCGCAACCTGCTGCCGCTATTCGAGCAGTACGTCTTCAAGGGCGGCCATCCCCAGTTCAAGGTGGCCTACGAGTGGGACAGCGAAGCCTCGATGGCAAAGATTACCGTCGAGCAGACCCAGGCGGTGGACGAGCGGACGGCGCTCTTCGATCTGGTGGTCCAGTTGGGTTTTGGCTTTGCCGATGGGGCGGCTATCCGCCTGCTGCCGGTGCGCCTTCAGCAAAAACAGCAGACGATCTGCTTTGTCTTTGCCCAGCCGCCGCAGGTCTTCAGCTTCGATCCGGGCAACCACCTGCTTAAAACTGTCGAACTGGAGGTGCCGGTGGAGATGCTCAAGCACCAGCTGCTGCACGACCCGGATCTGATGGGCCGCATCTTTGCGGCCCAGACCCTGGCAAACAAGGCCACCCCCGAGATTGTCGCTGTTCTGGCGGGTGTCCTGGGGGATGAGGCCGCTTTTTGGGGACTGCGCGCCGAGGTGGCCCTTGCCCTGGGTAAGAGCAAAAAAGACTACGCCTACGCCGCCTTGCGCGGGGCAGCCGGCACCAAAAAAATTGAGGTGCGCGCCGCTATCTTGCGGGCGCTGGCGGAGGATCGCACTGACGAGACTTTTGCGCTGCTGCGCGCGTGGGTTTTCGATCCGAGCTACAGCGTCAGCGTCGAGGCTGCGAAGGCAATCGGCAAAGCCAGACACAGCGAGTCGCGGGCACTACTCATCGATGTACTGGAGCAGCGCGACTCCTGGAATGAGATCGTGCGCGGGGCGGCCCTTGCCGGGCTCGCCGAACTCAAGGACGACCCCGAGGCGGTCCAGGCGATTTTAGATCGCACCCGCTCCGGCATCGTCCAGCCGCTGCGGCTGGCGGCAATCCGCGCCCTCGGGACCGCAGGCGAAGGCGGTGAGAACCAGTCCATCCTCGACGCCCTCACCCGCATCGCCCAGCAAAGCGAGTTCTCGGTCCGCCGGGCGGTGATCGCTGCTTTGAGCGCCCTCAAGTCCCCAAAGGCCCTGCCGCTGCTGGAGCAGATCGCAGGCGAAGACGCCGATGGCCGGATCCGGCGCGCCGCCCTCGAAGCGATCGAACAGATCCGCTCCGAACTGGGTCAAGACAAAGAGTTAAAAAAGCTGCGCGAGGCTGTCGAGAGCCTGCAGCAAGAAAACCGTTCCCTCAAAAGCCGACTGGACATCGTCGAGAGCCGCCCAAAAGCGTAGCTCACTCGTCGTCAAAGTCTTCGACAAATCCCATCGGCAGACAGACGCTGATCGAAGTGCCCTGAAAAGGAACCGTGTCCATAATCAGCCTGCCACCGATCGAGCGCGCCCGCTCGGCGATACTGGCAAGACCCAGGCCGTTGCCGGATTTGCCCTCGCGGCTGCCGCTCAGTTCGAGTCCTTTGCCGTTGTCCATCACCTGCAAGACGATCTGTTGCGGCTCGAAGCTGAGTTTGACGGTGATCTTGGTGCCGCCCGAGTGCTTGACCGCGTTGGTGATCGCCTCGTAGGCGATGAGCGCCAGTTGCTTTTTGATCTGATCGTTTAGATGGGGCAGCTCGCCATTCTGGACAAAACTCGATTGAATGCGCGAATTGGTACACAGCCGCTCAAGGCAACCTTCGATGCACCGGGGCAGATCTTCGTAGTTGAGGCTGGTCGATAGCGTCCACAGCGACTGCTGCATCGTGCGCACCCCGTCAGCTGCCGTCTGGCGGGCGAGCGCTGCGATCTGTTTGAGGGCTTTTGGATCGAGCTGGGGCTGATCGAGGCTCTTGCACAGCGCTTCACACTGATAATGCAGCCCGGCAAAGAGATTGCCGAGGTTGTCGTGAATATCGGCGGCGATCCGATTTCTTTCGGCCAGCACCGCTGCATGGTGGCTTTCTTTTTCGGCTCGCTTCTGCTCGCTGAGATCGCTCAGGCTGATGATCGTCGCCACCCGCTTGTCCTGACTCGACGAGAGTTTTGCTGCCACGGGTAGCTGGGTACCATCGCGGCGCGTCAGCCAGGCTTCTTTTAGATGAGACGCTTCGCGCAACTGGATCGCATATTTCAGATCCGATTGGGCCTTGGCATCGCCGGAAGCAAGCAGCGACAGCACCGAGGAGAGGCAGTTGTGAGCGATCAGTTCCTGCCGGTCGCGCTCGAGCATCTCAAGGGCGGCAGAATTGACGAAAGTACAGATACCACGGCTATCAAAGCCGATGATGCCGTTACCAGCATTTTCAAGTGTCAGATCCTTTGAGCGCTGGAGGCTGACCATGCGGCCCTCAAGTAAGAGCACCAGCGCGATAGTAAGACCGCCAATTCCCACCAGGGCGAGCAAGCCAAACAGGCTCACTCGCACAATGCCGGCTTTATTGTCATCGATGAGCCGCTCGAATCTGGCATAGGTCATACCGACTTCGAGCGCGCCAGTGGGCCGTGGATGGGGAAGCAGCCCGAGATTGTGATCATAAATAGGATTGGCACTGAATAGATAATCGCGATCCCCCTGCTTCACCCGCCCATAAAATGTGCCGGAATGCAAGACAGTCTGGTCGTACACCTCATCACTCAGTCGGCCACCCAGGGAGCGCACACCATTGTCGTTACTAAGAGTCGTGCTTATTCTCTGGCCGCTCCTGGTATAAATCGACATAATCCTGCCGCCGGAGAGAAAAGAAGCTTTATCGACGATCCTCGGATCTGAGTTCAGCAAAAAGCCGCCCATCAGCCAGTAGGAACCTGTCCGCTCGACGGTGACAGATGCCAGCCCCTGCAACTGCTGCTTGTCTTCTGGACGGGCACGATAAAAACCTGCCTGCTCGGCCAGGCCGAGAGTGTACAAGTCTTGCCCATCGAGTAACTCGAAACCGGAGAGGGTCTTGCCGTACTTTCTGCTGTCACGAACGATCGAGGCAAGCAATTTTTTACCCACCTGGACGCTGGACAACCGGTAGGTAGAAGCACTGCCCGGTGCCGGCGGCTGATTGGTGGGCAACCACCATTGGCCGCCCGTGCCATCGTCCTGTGGCATGACGAACGGCTCCTTGACCTTGCTGCTTTGCCGGTCGAGTATCCGGCTTTGACCGGCAACGATCCGGCCCTCCGAATCAAGAAGAACCAGAAAATTAAAATGCAAGGGCCATTTCGTATGTTCGAGCAACTCTCCTCTGGTGGCTGCCTCTGCGGCCAGATGGAGAATCTGCTTGCCTTCTTCCTGTTTTTCAAAAAGAGACTGTTCAGATTGAATCAAATTAGTCAGAAAAATATAGCTCTCGATATTATTGGTTATTGTTCGCATCTGTCGCTGGTTCCAGTCGGTCGCCAGCCAGCCAAGGGCAGAGGTGCATAACAACAGCAGAATGGTCAGTTTTGTAAAAGAGCGAGAATATTTATTTGACCACAAATTGTCTTTTAAGACGGATTTAAGACCAGATAGGCGTAAATCGACCTGCATTCGCTCCTCTCCTTCATCCTTTCGTAGGTTATAAGACATGCACGGATGCTCAGCCCAAGAACAACCAGTAAGGATAGAGCCCGACCATCCCTGATCCTTGGCGTTGCTTTTGTCCGATTTACAAACTACTGGCTGCAGAGCGCTCTGGACATGAACAGCCGTTCACAAAACGAGAGGTTCGCACGGGACACTCAGCACAACAGAATGTGTAAATCTGCTAACTTGCTGGCAGTCCCCCTCTAGCAGAGAGTATAGCGCAAAAGCAATGCTATCGGCTTTAGCTGGCGGTCGTTGACATTAAAATCTCTCAGAAACAATCGTTCCTGAGAGATGGTCGCTGTACTAAAAGTTCGTCCGATAATCCAACCGGCCTACATCGCCCTCCCATAGAGACAGGCCAGCAGGTCCTGCTGCCTTCCCTTCGTAAGCTGTAGCCATAGGTAATCAGCTACCGAAAAATTTCAATGTTGATCCCAGGGGATTCGCGGATGTCTTGTGCTCCCGGATAACTGTCGTTCAAGCCCGCTGGGGACCCGGATCGATAGCTTTGATGAAGTTGGGCTGAACAGGACCGCTACTGGCGGCTGCCAGGTGCTCAAGCAGGAGGTTCTGCGGCGGTGCTGCCTCGGCACAGGTCAACAACATCGCAGTTAACAGAACTACACCCACCAGTTTTGCATCGTTGCGCTCAATCATTGTCTACTCCTGTGCAGGGCGGAAACGTTGTGTTGCCCCATATGCAAATTTTAGACTTGCGGACAAATTTTGTAAATAGTTTCTAGAGGATTGTTTTTGAGCATAATTTCCTAGCTACTGCCCTAGACATAAGCAAAGAAAGGCTTTCAAGTTTTTGCGGCTAAAGAAAATAAATGCCGATTCTTGAAAAAGATGTTTTATAAACGGAAAATAATAGTAGCTATAAATTATGATAATTTCTCAGAGATAAAAATTAGCTTTGCCGCTACAAGTACACAAGTCCAAAGCCGACGTTGTCGCTCCGGCGGGGCTTCACCGGGGGTAGTAGTGGTGGTTGTATGCCCTCCAAAAAACGTGGTGAGTTCCTCTGGAAGGGGGAGAAAATCGGAGTGTCCGGCCCGTGCAGCCACCGGTCAGGCGCACGAAGTACAGAAAAGAATACAGAGGATGTCCAGCCTTCTACTACTTTCGGCTCAAAATTAGTAGTTTTTTTGTGACGGCGGATGCCGTAGTGCATCTACTTCCGGCTCTGGAGCTTGGGGAGGAAGCTGGTCGGGAGCTGCCCAGATGACCTTTTCGTCGCGGAAGGTGACCAGACCAGGACGAGCGCCCCTGAGCTTACGCACGTGGCGGCGCTCGGTATAGATCACAGGGACGTGGGCGCTGTGGCGGGCGCGGCTATAGTAGGCGGCGAGGTTGGCTGCCAGTTGCACCGCTTCAGCTTCGGCGCGCTCGCCCGCCGGTACCTTGAGTACGACGTGGGAGCCGGGAATTTCCTGGGCATGAAACCAGAGGTCCGTCGGAGCGGCCACCTCAAAAGTCAGTTGCTCGTTCTGGCGGTTGTTGCGGCCTACCAGCACGACGGAGCCATTGGCGAGGGCGAACTGCTCGAAGGGTACTGGACCTGCGGTAGCGGCGGGCTTTTCTTTGGCGTCGAGATATTCCTGCTGTACCAGTTCGGTCTCGACTTCCAGCAGCGCACCGAGATCGCTGTGTTCGCTCAACAGCTCGACGGTAGCTGCTACCTGCTCAAGGTAAGCGATCTCCTCGCGGGTCTGGGCCAGTAGTGGTTCGACGCTCTGGCGGGTCCGCTTCGCCTTGCGGTGGCGGCGGTAGTAAGCCTGGGCGTTGCCCACCAGATCTTTTGTCGGGTCGAGGTCGATCCGCACCGGACAGCCCGTCTCGAAGTCCGCTAGCTGGATGTGCCTGGCACCGGGCACAGTCTGGTTGAGGTGGGCCATCAACAGGTCCGCCACCTGTTTGTAGCGCTCGACCTCCCCCGCCTGGACAATCATCTGCTCCTGTTTGTGCTCTCGCTTCACGGCCCGTGCCAGGGCCACCTTGAGCGCCTGCTTGAGCCTTGAGCGCTTCGCATTCAGCAAGCCGGCCTGCAGCTGCTCGGTGTAGTAGTGCTCCAGCAGCAGATGCAGAGAAGGGACCGCTTCGCTGAGATTCCAGCCGAGCACGGTGTAGCCGCTGCCGCTCCAGCCAGGCTGGTAGCGGTTCTCTTCAAGGCAGGTGAGCCACTGCTGCCACAGTTGCCAGATCGCCTGCCAGTCCGCTTCGCTCAGCTCGTCGGTCCGAATCTGCGTGCCCAGCTTCGCCTGGGTTAATAGCTGGGAGGCGAGCACCTGGCTGACGCTGCGGTAGGTCTGCACCAACAATGGCCCCACCGGCTTCGGCACAATTTCCAGCCGCGAGCGCCACTGCAAAAAGCTCTCAGAGCGGCTCGGGGCAGGGCCGGTGAGGGGCGGCGGTGGCCTGTAAATCTCACCCAGTTGCACAGGCCGCACCCGCGACTGGCTAGTAGAAACCGAATGGGCGACAGCGAGGATCTGGCCCTGCTGGTCGCACAGGACGATATTGCTGTACTTGCCCATCACCTCGACATAAAGCTGCACCTGCGGCGGCTCCTCCGGGCGGCGGGCAAACCCCAACTGCACCACCCGTTCCCAGGCGGGTTGCTCGCACCTGACCAGCACCTGTCCCACCAGATGCTGGTGCAGAGTAGAGGCAAAGGCAAAGCGGGTTGTACGCGAGCGGGCCGCTTCGCCGCCGGAATTGACAAAGTGCAGCCGGGCCGCCTGGGGATGGCAGCTTGCTAAAAGCCAGCGCTGGCCGCCCAGAGTCTTGAGTAACAACCGGATTGTCTGGTAATCGTCCTGGCGAATCTGCTCGATGCGCGCCGGCAGCCAGTTGTCTTTCAGTTCGACAACCGCTGCGCTCAACGTCGTAAAATCTACCGCCTGCATCGCTCAGCCTCCCCCTCGCCTTGCTTGTAGCCGGCTGAGGCACAGGATACGATAAAAATGAAGAAAAGTTGCGGCTCGCCGTGCCATCCTTTGACCTCTCCCAAGTGCATCCGGCGACATCTTCTCCTCCCTTAAAACCACCAGCCGCTGGCCGGCTGGTGGTCCTCAGCGGCCCGAGCGGCGTCGGCAAGGGCACGATTCTGGCTCTAGTGCGCCGGCGGCATCCAGAACTCTACCTGTCCGTATCGGCCACCACCCGTGCTCCCCGCACCGGCGAGGTGGATGGCCGGGACTATTACTTTTTAACCCAGGCGGCCTTTGAGCAGCTCATCGCAGAGAACGCCCTGCTGGAGTGGGCCTGCTACGTCGGCAACTACTACGGTACACCGGCGGCTCCGGTGCTCGCAGCGCTGGCGGCTGGCCGGTCGGTGGTGCTCGAAATCGAAGTGCAGGGGGCGCTGCAGGTCAAAAACAACTACCCGGCGGCTATGCTGGTATTCGTTCTGCCGCCCTCGCTCGCGGTGCTCGCAGCGCGGCTACGCGCTCGCGGCACCGATGCGCCGGAGCTTATCGAGCGCCGTCTCGAACGGGCCGCCGAGGAGCTGGCCCTTGTTGGGCACTTCGACTACCGTGTGCTCAACGACGACCTCGAGCGCGCCGTCGAGCAGGTAGAACGTCTGTTGTTTGAGGAACCGCTCCATGACCCAACCGGCTGTTGAAACTGCGGACTTGATGCGCCGCGTCGAGCAACTGGTCGATGCCGCCGCCAACCGCTACCGGATCACCGTTCAGGTGGCCAACCGCGCCAAGCGCCGCCGCTACGAAGATCTAAGCGACGACGACGGCAACTTCAAGCCGGTGCTCCGGGCCATCTTCGAGATGTCCGACGAACTCAACGAGCCTGAAATCATCGGCGACTGAGTGGATTTGCCCCTTGTCTACAGCCCCCGCTACGAGGCAGCGCTGCCGGTGGGCCACCGCTTTCCGATGGGCAAATTCGGCCACCTGTACCGCTATTTGCTCACCAGCGGCATTGCCCGACCAGAACAGTTCTGGCTGCCGGAGCGCGCCGGCTGGGAATGGCTCACCCTGGTCCACGC harbors:
- a CDS encoding acyl--CoA ligase encodes the protein MQPGAQDGPTPVNILDLLALGELEAIALAAPAQDSLSYRALNDHLDAAVRALGALGIGRGDRVALVLPNGPSLAVAFLAAAAAAVAAPLNPAYRAEEFDFYLRDLQIRALIAPAGSASPAVTVAREQGIAVIELVEEPGGAAGAFLLRGEGKDPVAASRAQASDVALLLHTSGTTSRPKIVPLTHDNLCASARHIVGTLQLSGADRCLNVMPLFHIHGLVAGLLAPLAAGGSVFCPPGFSALKFFGWLAEARPSWYTAVPTMHQAILDRAERNREIVESTSLRFIRSSSASLPPQVIAQLEATFEAPVIEAYSMTEAAHQMTSNPLPPEERKPGSVGIAAGPEVTVLGDDGGPLPAGEVGEVAIRGPNVMAGYLNNPAANAAAFTNGWFRTGDQGTLDTSGYLRITGRLKEIINRGGEKVSPREVDEVLLDHPAVALALTFALPHAKLGEEVAAAIVLKPGYSADEQAIRAYAAGRLADFKVPRRVVFVEQIPTGPTGKLQRIGLAQKLGMT
- a CDS encoding glycosyltransferase, which encodes MKVCIVTPFCLSNSHGTGVQLLRLFADDDYSHLYWSSASGFSECDNSLLLEEQFNWWKFSRGKGRLEQLMGLMGLSSVWRHNELISDSYRNLLAEQYRPDLAYVVVIDETSAQKAVSLLEVLGCPYIVHIMDLMHPGGLQPQMSGFRRLFAGASGVFALSENIRQEVLKFPAPACRVFPIVRSIGRAVQLPPGPDAPLRIVMVGSLYYQAGLQCLAQAWDSLIERYPRLELVYAGPQSQIHNYLPARLKKILDYRGYLRNEEVEAILLDCHLAYLPGPCLPTHKDKYSKYSIPSRLTDYLMAGLPIVAYLASGSATEQFLTPLMPLAVRRTMTPGALAQAVQEFVERPERWQAASRAAHTFACEQCSVEGVRETLMNELQRAAGIADSRKRVSAHTPTPDL
- a CDS encoding FkbM family methyltransferase; this encodes MQTPDPLSIFVELKGETAEARARVQELLGSQMVLPEDPLPEQLRALITRDLRVLEGASVVITGNEVNERHGTGVLVRRIFAGCPNILSVRSRDDYDGAHDFGAVSVLVNHRDSRRYQIFFNLIQALRGSTISRIVCIPYYASDVLTAIALKDLFGVPLCTYIMDDHNLYSDGIPDGLMEEMLHKSALRLAISAPMRDAYERKYGLKFWLLPPIVQDELICSRPLPPTEAVLRSKRGILIGNVWGEKWLERLRRTVKNSGLTLDWYASLPPWRALSAADLERDGLRLQGFLPEPVLAERLQNYPFAVLPSGTLDASDDKQAIARLSLPTRVLFLMAAAGLPILVLGSARTAAASFIERFGIGVVTDYDGASFRRAAEQLSDPATQQQIRARAAAAAPAFAAGGVGEWLWRSLEMGEPCDGRFEELMPRQAADLVPYIEPPIPAVHSDYRADYRTLRRLGRYFTPDFVVDVGASSGVWSHVAALVFPKARFVLVEPLHDAHAQADNFAHRRQHPEFEWVQAAVSNQTGTVTLQASGDLYGSSLLPIADARSYQPIKAEAITLDALARQKNLTGRGLLKIDVQCAEHLVLEGAGKMLQQVGALLIELSLEPAAPGAKSLSQMVQLIEQLGFTYYDDVGHWRSPVDGALQQKDILFVRKSFLTPTTATN
- a CDS encoding M1 family aminopeptidase, coding for MVSYREFALAGAKPQYNPDRPGNVEHIALDLVVDLEGKSLAGTCRVQMTLVADWTRSLSLDAVEMQIDRVQVDGAPANFFHDGSVLTVQLVEPVAAGKPLELAITYRVAQPRRGIYFVGPTADYPDKPVQVWTQGEDEDSRFWFPCFDYPGQLATSEIRVQVPGRYRSVSNGLLVSSEEHGPSRIDHWRQEQVHPCYLISLVVAQLSEIQDRWQDVPVPVYVAPGREAEAKRTFARTAEMVGYFSKLFGVRYPFAKYAQTCAVDFIFGGMENTSATTQTDRCLLDEQAAREIRWPEDLISHELIHQWFGDLVVIHHWSHAWLKEGAATYFESLWREHAHGSEDAIYFRYQTAQAYFEEDSSRYRRPIVTNVYKEAIELYDRHLYEKGAMVYHMLRHYLGEAGFFRAIQRFLADNAHRTVETIDLLRAIERATGRNLLPLFEQYVFKGGHPQFKVAYEWDSEASMAKITVEQTQAVDERTALFDLVVQLGFGFADGAAIRLLPVRLQQKQQTICFVFAQPPQVFSFDPGNHLLKTVELEVPVEMLKHQLLHDPDLMGRIFAAQTLANKATPEIVAVLAGVLGDEAAFWGLRAEVALALGKSKKDYAYAALRGAAGTKKIEVRAAILRALAEDRTDETFALLRAWVFDPSYSVSVEAAKAIGKARHSESRALLIDVLEQRDSWNEIVRGAALAGLAELKDDPEAVQAILDRTRSGIVQPLRLAAIRALGTAGEGGENQSILDALTRIAQQSEFSVRRAVIAALSALKSPKALPLLEQIAGEDADGRIRRAALEAIEQIRSELGQDKELKKLREAVESLQQENRSLKSRLDIVESRPKA